The Ischnura elegans chromosome 1, ioIscEleg1.1, whole genome shotgun sequence genome contains a region encoding:
- the LOC124154498 gene encoding uncharacterized protein LOC124154498 encodes MDTNQQMQEKESSSESNGLEQMDMELEKGKLDAKGISKDGPKQQAIIGNVGDAKKYKNKDTESIIQQHPSNMINNEMDAAQSRDENAGGSGEGNQESQSVELTNRLLVCEKMITNIQACNKKHEMLVAESLKSLEIKMNTVLLNQGKILAYIAPEDKMFEPANMPNILLDNEKDLSNFEEFLKTPSNFKSFVSYVRQMTIDQTDEKESAAHILRKMFTNKFARCINWDGGHGKITFSKTYINKAICISQLKNFPQGKLIKTKTKIQRWFNTSNQRQLEGRRSKAEHSEMGNEDCISPCVIDEGDKEQED; translated from the exons TAATCAACAGATGCAGGAGAAAGAAAGCTCTAGTGAGAGTAATGGTCTTGAGCAGATGGACATGGAGCTGGAAAAGGGAAAATTGGATGCCAAAGGGATTTCCAAAGATGGACCAAAACAACAGGCTATTATAGGAAACGTGGGTGATGCCAAGAAGTATAAGAATAAAGATACTGAAAGCATTATCCAACAACACCCAAGTAacatgataaataatgaaatggatgCAGCACAGTCAAGGGATGAGAATGCAGGAGGATCTGGAGAAGGCAACCAGGAGTCTCAAA GTGTTGAGTTAACAAACAGGCTCTTGGTATgtgaaaaaatgattacaaatattcAAGCTTGTAATAAGA AACATGAAATGTTAGTTGCAGAATCTCTGAAAAGCCTTGAGATTAAAATGAACACCGTACTACTAAACCAAGGAAAAATTCTAGCATATATTGCTCCAGAAGATAAAATGTTTGAGCCCGCAAATATGCCAAATATACTTTTGGATAATGAGAAGGACCTGAGCAACTTTGAGGAGTTCCTCAAAACTCCATCCAACTTCAAATCATTT GTTTCATATGTTAGGCAAATGACGATTGATCAAACTGATGAAAAGGAGTCAGCAGCCCATATACTAAGAAAAATGTTCACAAATAAATTCGCTCGTTGTATTAATTGGGATGGAGGACacggaaaaattacatttagcaAAACTTACATAAATAAGGCTATTTGCA TCTCCCAATTGAAGAATTTCCCTCAaggaaaattaatcaaaacaaagacaaaaattcaGCGGTGGTTTAACACCAGCAATCAGAGACAATTAGAAGGGAGAAGAAGCAAAGCAGAACATTCTGAAATGGGCAATGAGGATTGTATTTCTCCATGTGTAATTGATGAGGGAGACAAGGAGCAAGAAGATTAG
- the LOC124154508 gene encoding uncharacterized protein LOC124154508, with product MEENSAVFNVVPICWFEYEEGHEFVLWPNESTSVGEEIKRCVSPSDDWRQCPVIRKTPLIDDYNLAKEFEAVIIRVVEKGYKTKSIAIARNKRVVMKTSTKLPGESSSSDEAAEIIMSSCFNIPQRGNVAHEGKRAKTSLSENENAVAHL from the exons ATGGAGGAAAATTCTGCTGTTTTCAATGTTGTGCCAATATGTTGGTTTGAGTATGAAGAGGGCCATGAGTTTGTTTTGTGGCCAAACGAAAGCACATCTGTAGGGGAAGAGATAAAGAGATGTGTCTCACCTTCTGATGACTGGAGGCAGTGTCCCGTCATCAGGAAAACTCCATTGATTG ATGACTACAATTTAGCAAAAGAATTCGAGGCTGTCATTATCAGAGTGGTGGAAAAGGGCTACAAAACTAAATCCATAGCTATCGCCAGGAATAAGAGGGTGGTGATGAAAACCTCCACTAAGTTACCTGGGGAATCATCTTCCTCTGATGAGGCTGCAGAGATAATTATGTCATCATGTTTCAACATTCCTCAGAGAGGAAATGTGGCTCATGAAGGGAAGAGAGCAAAAACCTCTCtctctgaaaatgaaaatgcagtagctcacttatga